Proteins encoded in a region of the Haloglomus salinum genome:
- a CDS encoding PKD domain-containing protein — protein sequence MEPGGQGARWDGRAQAIQLGALLLFAILIINLSLFQIFVVPDQNGEIEFKHSEQVRSDMLDARNAVLDAATGDQSFVEVDLAPAYPSRSLFVNPAEPSGTIRTTEAREITIINDSVSSPQTISNNACPGASVPETRALEYRAGYNYYDSDPTYRVENTVLFREFPDETLPGSGQQLVTDDSINLLPLRNEFSESGTGAATVEPVPGGVLSTNVVDPEIQLPTAYSEDVWEDKVLDGTVPTDDIDVTDGTLTLTLSGSYQLNCGPIGLNDAPPSGARSGSLLGSGSGSGGGGSINPAGFSEVRLVSMSDVGSNSDVQVTLKNTDSEAKSLARARIPFYYGATGGSSTRPDYADLNGNDTDRLGIRDRIETVDQDIEIGADGGTETLTFEFNENIKDDFFVFKAVYSDGTRATYYIDAPKSSGGSSSVTADASNSDSSVDEGSTGTLNGDTSTSSTGKIDTYEWSFVGSKPDGLTINEDDTATPTATIDANGVDVGADTDVTVRLKVTNNKGDSDTATTTVTVRDTDGGDGGGNQPPSVAVNSATYSNSDDRLSVTFTPDDADGNLDTATIENGDGNAITASPIDVSGREGDTITQTFTVTSNNKPDSVEVTVTDTDGATGSGMATV from the coding sequence ATGGAGCCCGGTGGACAGGGAGCCCGGTGGGACGGTCGGGCACAGGCCATCCAGCTCGGAGCGCTGCTGCTGTTCGCCATCCTCATCATCAACCTCTCGCTGTTCCAGATATTCGTCGTCCCGGACCAGAACGGGGAGATCGAGTTCAAGCACAGCGAACAGGTCCGCTCGGACATGCTCGACGCACGGAACGCCGTCCTCGACGCGGCAACCGGCGACCAGTCGTTCGTGGAGGTGGACCTGGCACCGGCGTACCCATCGCGGTCGTTGTTCGTGAATCCCGCGGAGCCGTCGGGGACCATTCGAACGACGGAAGCCCGCGAAATCACCATCATCAACGACAGCGTCAGCAGTCCGCAGACAATCTCCAACAACGCGTGCCCGGGGGCGTCGGTTCCGGAAACTCGCGCGCTGGAGTACCGGGCCGGCTACAACTACTACGACAGCGACCCGACCTACCGGGTCGAGAACACCGTCCTGTTCCGGGAGTTCCCGGACGAGACGCTGCCAGGCTCGGGCCAGCAACTCGTAACCGACGATAGCATCAACCTGCTTCCCCTCCGCAACGAGTTCTCGGAGTCGGGAACCGGCGCTGCGACGGTCGAGCCGGTGCCCGGCGGCGTGCTGTCGACGAACGTGGTCGACCCGGAGATACAGCTCCCGACCGCGTACAGCGAGGACGTGTGGGAGGACAAGGTGCTGGACGGGACCGTCCCGACCGACGACATCGACGTGACCGACGGTACGCTCACGCTCACGCTCTCCGGCAGCTACCAGCTGAACTGCGGGCCCATCGGCCTCAACGATGCGCCGCCGTCCGGCGCGCGGTCGGGGAGCCTGCTCGGGTCGGGGAGCGGGAGCGGCGGGGGCGGCAGCATCAACCCTGCTGGCTTCAGCGAGGTCCGGCTGGTGAGCATGTCCGATGTGGGCTCCAACAGCGATGTCCAGGTCACACTAAAGAACACCGACAGCGAGGCGAAATCACTCGCACGGGCCCGTATCCCGTTCTACTACGGGGCCACCGGCGGGAGCAGCACCCGCCCGGACTACGCCGACCTGAACGGGAACGATACCGACCGGCTCGGCATCCGCGACCGGATCGAGACCGTCGACCAGGACATCGAAATCGGTGCGGACGGGGGAACGGAGACGCTGACCTTCGAGTTCAACGAGAACATCAAGGACGACTTCTTCGTCTTCAAGGCCGTCTACAGCGACGGGACGAGGGCCACGTACTACATCGACGCGCCGAAGAGTAGCGGTGGGAGCTCGTCGGTGACGGCCGACGCGAGCAACTCCGACTCGTCAGTAGACGAGGGGTCGACGGGGACGTTGAATGGGGATACCAGCACGTCCAGTACCGGGAAAATCGACACGTACGAGTGGTCGTTCGTCGGGAGCAAGCCCGACGGCCTCACTATCAACGAAGACGACACCGCTACTCCAACCGCCACCATCGATGCCAATGGAGTCGACGTGGGGGCAGACACCGATGTCACGGTTCGGTTGAAGGTGACGAACAACAAGGGTGACTCGGACACCGCCACGACGACCGTGACGGTCAGGGATACGGACGGTGGAGACGGTGGGGGGAATCAACCTCCGTCCGTGGCCGTCAACAGCGCGACGTACTCCAACTCGGACGATAGACTAAGCGTGACATTCACACCAGATGACGCCGACGGGAACCTAGACACGGCGACCATCGAGAACGGGGATGGGAACGCGATTACGGCGTCGCCGATTGACGTTTCCGGCCGCGAGGGAGACACCATCACTCAGACGTTCACGGTCACCAGCAACAACAAGCCCGATTCGGTCGAGGTCACCGTGACAGATACGGATGGCGCGACTGGGAGCGGCATGGCAACAGTCTGA
- a CDS encoding DUF11 domain-containing protein, translating into MGSEAERAQVAAIAAVLVLALVVVSLAVTQAVVVPQQNERAEVQHQQGIEQDMLDVRAAVLGSADTTTGQTATVRLGTTYPERTVLQNPQQPQGSLRIDSLGAGSLSNAVAANPETTDFWSGTVRSGYTNSRVLYDPGYNYYEDAPQAAYESSVLYRSGDESTTMQSGQRLVDGKQLSLAFVDGERDISRTGTATIEPEALSASQVNVDLRSPNAEPMTLRIPTRIPKSAWSDLLASELDPAGTDPDAYVRSYSCTASRADAPCGTLTLKMEPGVTYDAKLSKIGLTGSVSEPAAYVTALRNPDPIDEGKQRQFTVQVRDRYNNPVSGIELDILQPSVGRVVGPVNSVGEVGAVTDEDGRATFTYRAPVNAPGDGATATLGVEAPGIHGDKGQVTYDIGVENTAEAVRDDRMPPLVTAVSPNVRDDQSGDFVRVTVTDADGIAAANHTLEFVNRDGSVRNTVALAGSLDRAGVTGGADEIYFAGDANQVLVDVADARGVPLSSLTSVTVDEVTSGPVDIYVVGENAYDDSYEGAAGLEAFAARNGLDENDVVVRSAALAPDAGASLVDGTARNELSDADPGDGDAFTDVLDDQRGTVLLRQDSTIVDAFAYRSDGGRIAGVQPAGPGGSPADEHVELRFERPADLLDGANHTLSVVADGRRETIDLGPVAERVGTDGSVTGPVYVVGGDVNRTRFAREHGVSTDRVFRATTLAPAGLADDEFVPGTGGTVRLHDGPPGEGELVDERAYDGIQRASIGRVVPLEATGSGTPSVASDEYTRLDFETAVDTAGWQLLVDDGDGTTERLDLTALADTTGTAPGPVYLVGEGVDPAAFASARDLTANRVVPAASLAESGLVDADLLDDDGASLTLQDVAGDTVDTYAYGGGPAAGIADVTPRDATGAGGATDEFLRLDVDRAFDAAGWTLAIDGPGRAGRLDLGVPAARDTIAAGQDVYLVGRAVDRDRFAADRSVDPSQVVPIGAVAEPGLAMNALPEPGATLRLRDDRDRLVDRYAYDGTPTGSGNPESGSVTTVDPARSGDASAEFARLDFTGSVDTTTGWTVAVERTTVGPGTESVAYALTDPAVAEAASEAGTVYLVGEGIDPEAFATERGVEPSQVFRFGGAVPSTDGNPTPEDVLSDLGGALELQDAGGTTVDSAAWMGTANGRIDAVTADSDGDFPGGDGASAADRDGWVRLAFPGGADTTGWTATVDGADPTAGVATLDLGAVDGTARDGDPVYVVGGGIDPATFADGQGVDPSQVLRAEELADGLPASFLADDGGTVTLRDASDATVDTYVYGSELRSGRIAAVEARDATTAAGDESSDEYVRLDFERPVDTSGYELAVRRPGAPDGEGRLDVSLDDVAAPVATTGGPVYLVGETVDVDRFAAEHGVTTDRVIVIDGPAGSGAQFTDLAVSDVLTDAGATLTLRGDLDSDGTAETELDRYAYGTEAPRTGDWEHTFTGGTEDTTAYREQDDAGQYIDTDTADDWYDTGALPGEDPQPASANVTVEGVTPTGEDIDGDGEIEKTTGVSVDLSSGDGPTEIVGFETETTLAAAVDRGGDREVDVPVDGDGSGDDGFADAEANVSADGTRYRFADLDALPGYDAENATVPGNATFEFEVGEYRTDDGSVADLGTLVPTTAGDANLSVTLLFDDGSTETVHLRQRPADIAVNVTADKPAVGDGAEVTFSTTVKNLGPGRATGPIRVSDGYDPRQFDPVSASSPANGPTYDPASGTWTIPDGLPAGESVTLNVTMRASGSTGEALPYTVARTESAVEDPGVDNDVDTASVTIGGADPYLEMTSPQDPNGDGTARVDSGDTVTFDLTVGNRGPGDIPSGLVVRDELPTGFIPLSHEESAGEYDPATGTWRLSSGLAEGTTETVTITAIASPVPSGLDNTATIADVGAAGDRNTTNNEATVTVEELERPPGGGDGSDGGDGSDGGDGSDGDDGSDGDGVVCSDPTNLDGDEAVLLWSTFETRGADDAARLANASWSASGDGIAGVNDLTSETCGQSAYTADGEQRITGPTVDTGDYDLVEVAYWVQNGSDGYTADLPSAESPSGAPDAVPEDLEVEFYGADGEWHRVDRIEQDDPALADGGLERRVYLPGSVASHEEFRLRFHQLDGDGTDDFWHVDNVRVVGGPDDDGDISPVVTGTTPVDGGDGEDGSDDEDDEGDDDDNGHGNDCDTDPSNPSDNDPPAQEEDCEGEVSDDDGGSDDSGSGDEDECEVEEDDGSPGTDDRGIGNNPDDTDPDNPNFGSSWEGEEDGGCDEEDGDGTAEATFGYENTYPGAVYLTPGPELPTGLFEPEERNDLRVNRTSDPVGEEGPSVVGLDSVGFEVQDTTRYGAGDGGLPSRFPAGSPDSVLNVTGLDGQQLVTWYLGDEAATAGGSSGDSDGRDGDSDDSDDDGEGDSDDDDNDDEDDSRKAISFVAACPVDDDIESLDITITETKDGGEPVAIEWTSDHPVETVVLKAGTSMENFDAGGSTSGAAAVGEGTAAGSGQTASSPCPDGDGLKYEWDGGSFEQE; encoded by the coding sequence TTGGGTTCCGAGGCAGAGCGGGCCCAGGTGGCGGCTATCGCGGCAGTGCTCGTTCTGGCACTGGTGGTGGTTTCGCTGGCGGTGACACAGGCTGTCGTCGTGCCACAGCAGAACGAGCGCGCGGAGGTCCAGCACCAGCAGGGAATCGAACAGGACATGCTGGACGTACGCGCTGCGGTGCTGGGGTCGGCCGACACGACGACCGGGCAGACAGCGACCGTCCGTCTGGGAACGACCTACCCCGAGCGGACGGTCCTGCAGAATCCACAGCAGCCACAGGGGTCGCTGCGTATCGACTCACTGGGCGCCGGGTCGCTGTCGAACGCGGTCGCAGCGAACCCCGAGACGACGGATTTCTGGAGCGGGACGGTTCGGAGCGGCTACACGAACAGCCGGGTCCTCTACGATCCGGGCTACAACTACTACGAGGACGCCCCACAAGCGGCCTACGAGAGCTCCGTCCTCTACCGAAGCGGGGACGAGAGCACGACGATGCAGAGCGGCCAGCGGCTGGTCGACGGGAAGCAGCTCTCCCTGGCGTTCGTCGACGGCGAGCGCGACATCAGCCGGACCGGGACGGCGACGATCGAGCCCGAGGCCCTGTCGGCCTCGCAGGTGAACGTGGACCTGCGGAGCCCGAACGCTGAGCCGATGACGCTCCGGATCCCGACACGGATTCCGAAGTCGGCCTGGAGCGACCTGCTCGCGAGCGAACTCGACCCCGCTGGGACCGACCCGGACGCCTACGTCCGGTCGTACAGCTGTACGGCGAGTCGGGCCGACGCCCCCTGTGGGACGCTCACGCTGAAGATGGAGCCTGGCGTGACGTACGACGCCAAACTGTCGAAGATTGGCCTGACGGGGTCGGTGTCGGAGCCGGCCGCCTACGTGACGGCGCTCCGGAACCCGGACCCCATCGACGAGGGGAAGCAGCGCCAGTTCACCGTGCAGGTGCGTGACCGGTACAACAACCCCGTCAGCGGTATCGAACTCGACATCCTCCAGCCGTCGGTCGGTCGCGTGGTCGGACCGGTCAACAGCGTCGGTGAGGTCGGCGCCGTCACGGACGAGGACGGTCGGGCGACGTTCACCTACCGGGCGCCGGTCAATGCCCCCGGCGACGGCGCCACCGCGACCCTCGGCGTGGAGGCCCCGGGTATCCACGGTGACAAGGGGCAGGTGACCTACGACATCGGCGTCGAGAACACCGCCGAGGCGGTGCGGGACGACCGGATGCCGCCGCTCGTCACAGCCGTCAGCCCGAACGTCAGGGACGACCAGAGCGGGGACTTCGTCCGGGTGACCGTCACCGACGCGGACGGAATCGCCGCGGCGAACCACACGCTCGAGTTCGTGAACCGGGACGGGAGCGTCCGGAACACGGTCGCACTGGCGGGAAGCCTGGACCGTGCCGGCGTGACCGGCGGTGCCGACGAGATCTACTTCGCCGGTGATGCCAATCAGGTGCTGGTGGACGTCGCCGACGCTCGGGGCGTTCCCCTGTCCAGTCTGACGAGCGTGACGGTCGACGAGGTGACGAGCGGTCCGGTCGATATCTACGTCGTCGGCGAGAACGCGTACGACGACTCGTACGAGGGGGCGGCGGGACTGGAAGCGTTCGCCGCGCGGAACGGCCTGGACGAGAACGACGTGGTCGTGCGGTCCGCGGCGCTGGCCCCGGACGCCGGCGCGTCGCTCGTCGATGGGACGGCACGGAACGAACTCTCGGACGCCGACCCAGGCGACGGTGATGCGTTCACCGACGTGCTGGACGATCAGCGCGGGACGGTGCTGCTCCGGCAGGACTCGACCATCGTCGACGCGTTCGCCTATCGCTCGGACGGCGGGCGGATTGCGGGCGTGCAGCCGGCCGGGCCGGGCGGGAGCCCCGCCGACGAACACGTCGAACTCCGGTTCGAGCGGCCGGCCGACCTGCTCGACGGGGCGAACCACACGCTGAGCGTCGTCGCCGACGGGCGCCGCGAGACAATCGACCTCGGCCCGGTCGCCGAGCGGGTCGGTACCGACGGGTCGGTCACGGGACCGGTGTACGTCGTCGGAGGGGACGTGAATCGGACGAGGTTCGCAAGAGAACACGGCGTCTCGACCGACCGCGTCTTCCGCGCCACGACACTCGCTCCGGCGGGACTCGCAGACGACGAGTTCGTCCCCGGAACCGGCGGGACCGTCCGACTCCACGACGGGCCGCCGGGCGAGGGTGAGCTGGTCGACGAGCGGGCGTACGACGGCATCCAGCGGGCCAGCATCGGGCGCGTGGTGCCGCTCGAGGCAACCGGGAGCGGGACGCCGAGCGTCGCGAGCGACGAGTACACGCGCCTCGACTTCGAGACGGCAGTGGATACGGCGGGCTGGCAGTTGCTCGTCGACGACGGTGACGGAACGACCGAACGGCTCGACCTGACGGCGCTGGCGGACACGACCGGCACCGCCCCCGGGCCGGTCTACCTGGTGGGCGAAGGGGTCGATCCCGCGGCGTTCGCGAGCGCTCGCGATCTCACGGCCAACCGGGTCGTACCTGCGGCCTCGCTCGCCGAGAGTGGTCTCGTCGACGCCGACCTGCTCGACGATGACGGCGCATCGCTCACCCTGCAGGACGTTGCCGGCGACACCGTGGACACGTACGCCTACGGTGGCGGACCCGCGGCGGGTATCGCCGACGTGACGCCGCGCGACGCGACCGGCGCCGGGGGCGCGACCGACGAGTTCCTGCGGCTGGACGTGGACCGGGCGTTCGACGCAGCCGGCTGGACGCTTGCCATCGACGGGCCGGGGCGCGCCGGCCGACTCGACCTGGGCGTTCCGGCGGCCCGTGACACCATCGCGGCCGGGCAGGACGTCTATCTGGTCGGGCGGGCGGTGGACCGTGACCGGTTCGCCGCCGACCGCAGCGTGGACCCGTCGCAGGTGGTACCCATCGGGGCGGTGGCCGAACCCGGACTCGCGATGAACGCGCTGCCAGAACCCGGCGCGACGCTGCGGCTCCGCGACGACCGCGACCGGCTCGTCGACCGGTACGCGTACGACGGAACGCCGACCGGGAGTGGGAACCCCGAATCCGGCTCGGTGACGACGGTCGACCCCGCGCGGAGCGGTGACGCGAGCGCCGAGTTCGCCCGCCTGGATTTCACCGGCTCCGTGGACACGACGACGGGCTGGACGGTCGCCGTCGAGCGGACGACGGTCGGCCCGGGCACGGAATCGGTGGCCTACGCGCTGACAGATCCGGCCGTCGCGGAGGCCGCATCCGAGGCGGGGACGGTGTACCTCGTGGGCGAGGGAATCGACCCCGAGGCGTTCGCGACCGAGCGGGGCGTGGAGCCGTCCCAGGTGTTCCGGTTCGGTGGCGCCGTGCCGAGCACGGACGGGAATCCGACGCCCGAGGACGTACTCTCGGACCTGGGCGGGGCACTCGAACTGCAGGACGCCGGGGGGACGACCGTCGACAGCGCGGCCTGGATGGGGACGGCTAACGGTCGCATCGACGCCGTGACGGCCGACTCGGACGGCGACTTCCCGGGCGGTGACGGGGCGTCCGCGGCCGACCGCGACGGCTGGGTCCGGCTCGCGTTCCCCGGCGGTGCCGACACCACCGGCTGGACGGCGACGGTCGACGGCGCCGACCCCACCGCGGGCGTGGCAACGCTCGACCTCGGAGCCGTCGATGGGACGGCACGTGACGGCGACCCGGTGTACGTCGTTGGCGGGGGAATCGACCCGGCGACGTTCGCCGACGGGCAGGGCGTGGACCCGAGTCAGGTACTCCGGGCCGAGGAGCTCGCTGACGGGCTCCCCGCGTCGTTCCTCGCGGACGATGGTGGGACCGTGACGCTCCGCGACGCGTCGGATGCGACCGTCGACACGTACGTCTACGGGAGCGAACTGCGGAGTGGCCGTATCGCGGCCGTCGAGGCCCGCGACGCGACCACCGCGGCCGGCGACGAGTCCAGCGACGAGTACGTCCGACTGGACTTCGAGCGGCCCGTCGACACGAGCGGGTACGAGCTGGCCGTCCGTCGGCCGGGCGCCCCGGACGGGGAGGGTCGACTCGACGTCTCGCTAGACGACGTCGCGGCGCCCGTCGCCACGACAGGCGGTCCGGTCTACCTGGTCGGCGAGACGGTCGACGTGGACCGATTCGCGGCCGAGCACGGCGTGACGACCGACCGGGTCATCGTCATCGACGGGCCGGCGGGGTCGGGCGCGCAGTTCACCGACCTCGCGGTCTCGGACGTGCTGACGGACGCGGGCGCGACGCTGACGCTGCGGGGCGACCTGGACAGCGACGGGACCGCAGAGACCGAACTGGACCGCTACGCCTACGGAACGGAGGCCCCTCGCACGGGCGACTGGGAGCACACCTTCACCGGCGGCACCGAGGACACGACAGCGTACCGTGAGCAGGACGACGCCGGCCAGTACATCGACACGGACACGGCCGACGACTGGTACGACACCGGGGCGCTCCCCGGCGAGGACCCCCAGCCCGCGAGCGCGAACGTGACCGTCGAGGGCGTCACGCCGACCGGCGAGGACATCGACGGTGACGGTGAAATCGAGAAGACGACGGGCGTGAGCGTGGACCTGTCGAGCGGCGATGGGCCGACGGAGATCGTCGGGTTCGAGACGGAGACGACGCTCGCGGCGGCGGTCGACCGCGGCGGCGACCGGGAGGTCGACGTGCCGGTCGATGGCGACGGCAGCGGCGACGACGGCTTCGCGGACGCCGAGGCGAACGTCTCGGCCGACGGCACGCGATATCGGTTCGCGGACCTCGACGCCCTCCCGGGCTACGACGCCGAGAACGCGACGGTCCCGGGGAACGCGACCTTCGAGTTCGAAGTGGGCGAGTACCGGACCGACGACGGGTCCGTCGCCGACCTGGGAACGCTCGTACCGACGACGGCCGGCGACGCCAACCTGTCAGTGACGCTGCTGTTCGACGACGGCTCGACGGAGACGGTCCACCTGCGCCAGCGCCCGGCCGACATCGCGGTCAACGTGACCGCCGACAAGCCCGCGGTCGGCGACGGGGCGGAGGTCACCTTCAGTACGACGGTCAAGAACCTCGGTCCGGGGCGGGCGACCGGACCGATCCGCGTGAGTGACGGCTACGATCCCCGTCAGTTCGACCCGGTATCGGCGAGCAGTCCCGCGAACGGGCCCACCTACGACCCGGCAAGCGGGACCTGGACGATTCCGGACGGACTCCCGGCCGGCGAGTCGGTCACGCTGAACGTGACGATGCGCGCCAGCGGGAGTACGGGCGAGGCGCTCCCGTACACGGTCGCCCGGACGGAATCGGCGGTCGAGGACCCGGGCGTCGACAACGACGTGGACACGGCGTCGGTGACCATCGGCGGGGCGGACCCGTACCTGGAGATGACCTCGCCCCAGGACCCGAACGGGGACGGCACGGCGCGCGTCGACAGCGGCGACACGGTGACGTTCGACCTGACCGTCGGCAACCGCGGGCCGGGCGACATCCCCAGCGGCCTCGTGGTTCGTGACGAGCTGCCGACCGGGTTCATTCCGCTGTCGCACGAGGAGAGCGCCGGCGAGTACGATCCGGCGACGGGCACGTGGCGGCTCTCCAGCGGCCTCGCGGAGGGTACGACGGAGACGGTCACCATCACGGCCATCGCCAGCCCGGTGCCCTCGGGGCTCGACAACACCGCGACCATCGCGGACGTGGGCGCGGCCGGCGACCGGAACACGACCAACAACGAGGCGACCGTGACGGTCGAGGAACTCGAACGGCCGCCGGGCGGTGGTGACGGTAGCGACGGCGGGGACGGCAGTGATGGCGGTGATGGAAGTGACGGCGACGACGGCAGTGACGGCGACGGGGTCGTCTGCTCGGACCCGACGAACCTGGACGGCGACGAGGCGGTGCTGCTGTGGTCGACGTTCGAGACCCGCGGCGCCGACGACGCCGCACGGCTGGCCAACGCTAGCTGGAGCGCGAGCGGCGACGGCATCGCCGGCGTCAACGACCTCACGAGCGAGACCTGTGGGCAGTCGGCCTACACCGCGGACGGCGAGCAGCGCATCACGGGCCCGACCGTCGACACGGGTGACTACGACCTCGTCGAGGTGGCCTACTGGGTCCAGAACGGGTCCGACGGATACACCGCAGACCTGCCCAGCGCCGAGAGCCCGAGCGGCGCGCCCGACGCCGTGCCGGAGGACCTCGAGGTGGAGTTCTATGGCGCGGACGGGGAGTGGCACCGGGTCGACCGCATCGAGCAGGACGACCCCGCGCTGGCCGATGGAGGGCTCGAACGGCGGGTCTACCTGCCCGGGAGCGTCGCCAGCCACGAGGAGTTCCGACTCCGGTTCCACCAGCTCGACGGCGACGGGACCGACGACTTCTGGCACGTCGACAACGTCCGGGTCGTCGGTGGCCCGGACGACGATGGCGACATCTCGCCGGTCGTGACTGGGACTACGCCCGTGGATGGGGGCGACGGTGAGGACGGAAGCGACGACGAGGACGACGAAGGAGACGATGACGACAACGGTCACGGGAACGACTGTGACACCGACCCCAGCAACCCGAGTGACAACGACCCGCCCGCTCAGGAAGAGGACTGTGAGGGGGAGGTGAGCGATGACGATGGCGGGAGCGACGACAGCGGGAGCGGCGACGAGGACGAGTGTGAGGTCGAGGAGGACGACGGCTCACCAGGGACGGACGACCGTGGTATCGGGAACAACCCCGACGACACCGACCCCGACAACCCGAACTTCGGCTCGTCGTGGGAGGGTGAGGAGGACGGTGGCTGCGACGAGGAAGACGGCGACGGGACGGCCGAGGCCACCTTCGGCTACGAGAACACGTATCCCGGCGCGGTCTACCTGACGCCCGGACCGGAGCTTCCGACGGGCCTGTTCGAACCCGAGGAGCGCAACGACCTCCGCGTCAACCGGACGAGCGACCCCGTCGGCGAGGAGGGGCCCTCGGTTGTCGGGCTCGACAGCGTCGGTTTCGAGGTGCAGGACACGACCAGGTACGGCGCCGGCGACGGTGGCCTGCCGAGCCGGTTCCCCGCCGGCTCTCCGGACAGCGTGCTGAACGTGACCGGACTCGACGGCCAGCAGCTCGTCACGTGGTATCTCGGCGACGAGGCCGCGACCGCCGGCGGGAGCAGCGGCGACAGTGATGGCAGAGATGGCGATAGCGACGACAGCGACGACGACGGTGAGGGAGATAGTGACGACGATGACAACGACGACGAGGATGACTCACGGAAGGCCATCAGCTTCGTCGCGGCCTGTCCCGTCGACGACGACATCGAGTCGCTCGACATCACCATCACCGAGACGAAGGACGGCGGCGAACCGGTCGCCATCGAGTGGACCAGCGACCACCCGGTCGAGACGGTGGTGCTGAAGGCCGGAACGTCGATGGAGAACTTCGACGCCGGCGGGTCGACCAGCGGCGCCGCGGCCGTCGGTGAGGGAACGGCGGCCGGAAGCGGACAGACGGCGTCGTCGCCGTGCCCGGACGGTGACGGGCTGAAGTACGAGTGGGACGGCGGGAGCTTCGAGCAGGAGTAA
- a CDS encoding DUF2150 family protein has translation MSTPPDEYYTAERWQNWVGRLREEDFNPEEEDSARFLWNLRDDTAIAVAKIVTDAEDEELAEESALEKLGQMRDIIFAEVEFDDEDKTMLIQSVQASLEPVISAAEEYVANAPAEEASAAEYVDAAIDAGNEQDLDAAFAYCAQAGTRIFAGDEIDTSVVEEIENALVLDWVNGLDSLQSALADPEVVEEED, from the coding sequence ATGAGCACGCCCCCGGACGAGTACTACACGGCGGAGCGCTGGCAGAACTGGGTCGGCCGGCTCCGTGAAGAGGACTTCAACCCCGAAGAGGAGGATTCGGCACGCTTCCTCTGGAACCTGCGCGACGATACGGCCATCGCGGTCGCGAAGATCGTCACCGACGCCGAGGACGAGGAGCTGGCCGAGGAGAGCGCGCTGGAGAAGCTCGGGCAGATGCGTGACATCATCTTCGCCGAGGTGGAGTTCGACGACGAGGACAAGACGATGCTCATCCAGAGCGTGCAGGCCTCGCTCGAGCCCGTCATCTCGGCGGCCGAGGAGTACGTCGCCAACGCGCCCGCCGAGGAGGCCAGCGCGGCCGAGTACGTCGACGCGGCCATCGACGCGGGGAACGAGCAGGACCTCGATGCCGCGTTCGCCTACTGCGCGCAGGCCGGGACCCGCATCTTCGCGGGCGATGAGATTGACACGAGCGTCGTCGAGGAGATAGAGAACGCACTCGTTCTCGACTGGGTGAACGGGCTCGACAGCCTCCAGTCGGCACTCGCCGACCCCGAGGTCGTCGAAGAGGAGGACTGA
- a CDS encoding TatD family hydrolase encodes MEYDGPVLDDHLHLDPVNGRDTEAVEEFADVGGTHLLVLNKPSWSLGVEVDEREDFREGFDLTVAAVERATEVLDGRAWPVLGVHPALISQLVDRGYTAEAARDLMCAGIDVAAEYVSDGPALAIKSGRPHYDVDEAVWDASNEVMRHAFERAAEVGCAVQLHTEGGEDFSEVTDWAEERGLPREQVVKHYAGSRTVGPVPSVIAKKPKIEGAMEQGRPFMLETDFIDDPDRPGAVLGPKTVPRRTRWLLEAGHEDAVRTVHVETPARVYGIDTEATLGA; translated from the coding sequence ATGGAATACGACGGACCCGTTCTCGACGACCACCTCCACCTCGACCCGGTGAACGGCCGGGATACGGAGGCGGTCGAGGAGTTCGCCGATGTCGGCGGCACGCACCTGCTCGTGTTGAACAAGCCGTCGTGGAGTCTCGGCGTCGAGGTGGACGAGCGCGAGGACTTCCGCGAGGGGTTCGACCTCACCGTGGCGGCGGTCGAACGCGCGACGGAGGTACTCGACGGCCGTGCATGGCCCGTTCTCGGGGTCCACCCCGCGCTCATCAGCCAGCTCGTCGACCGTGGCTACACCGCCGAGGCAGCGCGCGACCTGATGTGTGCAGGCATCGACGTGGCTGCAGAGTATGTGAGCGACGGCCCCGCGCTGGCCATCAAATCCGGGCGTCCACACTACGATGTCGACGAGGCCGTCTGGGACGCCTCGAACGAGGTCATGCGCCACGCGTTCGAGCGCGCGGCCGAGGTGGGCTGTGCCGTCCAGCTCCACACGGAGGGCGGCGAGGACTTCTCCGAGGTCACGGACTGGGCCGAGGAGCGCGGCCTCCCGCGCGAGCAGGTGGTCAAGCACTACGCCGGGAGCCGGACGGTCGGCCCGGTGCCGAGCGTCATCGCCAAGAAACCCAAGATCGAGGGCGCCATGGAGCAGGGCCGGCCGTTCATGCTGGAGACGGACTTCATCGACGACCCGGACCGTCCCGGTGCGGTGCTCGGGCCGAAGACGGTCCCCCGGCGGACCCGGTGGCTGCTGGAGGCGGGCCACGAGGACGCCGTCCGGACCGTGCACGTCGAGACTCCCGCGCGCGTCTACGGAATCGACACCGAGGCGACGCTCGGAGCGTGA